ATTCCATCTTTGGATAGCAGCAGGAAAAGATATCCCATCGCTCAAAAATGAGCATCATGTTACGTTTGCACACCGCTTATGGTACGTCGGGGTGATCAAACAGTTGAGCCCCACAGCATAAGCGACGCGTTTCCCTCTTTAAAACACCATCGCATGATCACAGAGGTATCGTCCGTTCTGGTGCACCAATACCATCTCCGCCACAAACTCGCCTTTGGCTTTGGTAAAGCGTTGTTTCCAAATGATCGCTGCCGAATCCGGCCGCTTGAATACGGCGACCGGCTGACGTTCCGCGAAGAATCCCTTCTCCGCCTGATATTGCTCACAGACCTTCCGGAGATACTCTTTGGTCACGATCTTCTTCATCCGATCACTGAAATCCCTGACGTGCGCCTCGTAATCAATTCGGGTAGAAGCCTCCATCAGATGATCCATGATCGGAGTTGCGATCTCGAGAATGTCTGTGTCGGACAGATCCTCAAAATTCATACCGTTTCCATCACGAGTGAACGATTTGGTTCAGCCTGGAAACCCTATATAGGGAACCTACTCTCACACGCCATATAGGCTTCGTCTCACCACACCGCTCGACCGATCTTTTCGGCATCATAGTAATTGTTTTCGCCCTCATCGACATGCGTGCGGATCATCCGAAAGCCTAGACGTTCAAGCGCACGCGTGTACCCGATTCGCCCGAGCGACCAACATTCGAGACCTGTGGCAACATCCCGCCAGGCTCCCATTTCAATAGGCGCCGTGAAGAGGAAACGTCCTCCCGGCTCGAGGATCTCTGATACTCGATCAAGGAGGGCTAGCTGCTCGTCCTCGTGAAGAAAAGACAGGAGACCGATCGAGATAACGGCCTCGAATGTTCGCCCAAAGTAGGTACTGTCCAGAGCCGACGCGCATTGCGTGGGAATCGTGGGAAAGCGTAATCGAAATTGTCTCAGCAATGTGGGCGATGTATCGATCGCCCATACCGCGAGCCCAGAGTCCACGAGAACCTGAGTAATAGGATACCCTCCGCCGCAGGCGATTTCGACGATGGGAGTACCAAACGGTAGCGATCGTGCCCAACGCTCAATAAGCTCCACTCCGACAC
The Candidatus Nitrospira nitrosa DNA segment above includes these coding regions:
- a CDS encoding class I SAM-dependent methyltransferase encodes the protein MIDVGRFYEMQALRYLDDRDRSRVGVELIERWARSLPFGTPIVEIACGGGYPITQVLVDSGLAVWAIDTSPTLLRQFRLRFPTIPTQCASALDSTYFGRTFEAVISIGLLSFLHEDEQLALLDRVSEILEPGGRFLFTAPIEMGAWRDVATGLECWSLGRIGYTRALERLGFRMIRTHVDEGENNYYDAEKIGRAVW